In Amycolatopsis methanolica 239, a single genomic region encodes these proteins:
- a CDS encoding DUF742 domain-containing protein: MGVPDGTGPAGEPGVPRAGARFPSVKQLRKLTGEHAEPPGPEPQAPGRAPAETTKTKRAAGARFPAEKQLARFGEPEPRPAPEPEPEPLPDPEPREEFKPSPRPRPEPAPAAEPEHPELLDPDDENRLRVRPYVLTKGRTHSAYELAIETLVSVRADAKWTGPALSAEYQPVRAVVDTPRSLAEVAALLSIPLGVARVLLSDMAELGLLHIHGIERTAEGRPPLELMKRVLDGLQRL, translated from the coding sequence ATGGGCGTACCCGACGGGACCGGACCGGCCGGTGAGCCGGGGGTCCCGCGCGCCGGTGCCCGGTTCCCGTCCGTGAAGCAGTTGCGGAAGCTGACCGGCGAACACGCCGAACCCCCTGGCCCGGAACCACAAGCTCCGGGCCGTGCCCCCGCCGAGACCACGAAGACCAAACGGGCTGCAGGCGCGCGGTTCCCGGCCGAGAAGCAGCTCGCTCGGTTCGGCGAACCGGAGCCCCGGCCCGCGCCCGAACCGGAGCCCGAACCGTTGCCGGACCCCGAACCGCGCGAGGAGTTCAAACCCTCGCCGCGGCCCCGCCCCGAGCCCGCGCCCGCTGCCGAGCCGGAGCACCCCGAGCTGCTCGACCCCGACGACGAGAACCGGCTGCGCGTGCGGCCGTACGTGCTGACCAAGGGGCGCACGCACTCCGCCTACGAGCTGGCGATCGAGACGCTGGTCTCGGTCCGCGCCGACGCGAAGTGGACCGGTCCCGCGCTGAGCGCGGAGTACCAGCCGGTCCGCGCGGTGGTCGACACCCCGCGTTCGCTCGCGGAGGTCGCGGCGCTGCTGTCGATACCGCTCGGCGTGGCCAGGGTGCTGTTGTCCGACATGGCCGAACTGGGGTTGTTGCACATCCACGGCATCGAACGGACCGCCGAGGGGCGCCCGCCGCTCGAGCTGATGAAGCGCGTGCTGGACGGCCTGCAGCGGTTGTGA
- a CDS encoding (Fe-S)-binding protein, whose protein sequence is MGALQITLGVVGVAVSIVAWIMFGTGVYRMVRIIRLGQPDATRNGPFGPRITTLIKEFAAHTRMNKFRHVGPWHWLVMWGFLIGSLAWFEAYGETFDPHFHWPIIGNWSVWLLLTELLGLGTVVGGLALVIIRQLNHPRRADRQSRFAGSNFKQAYFVETVVIVEGLGILGVKAFKISSGIEDPALWTSFVTKPLAEILPASTAAVTITALVKLLSGMIWLYVVGRTLTMGVAWHRFSAFFNIYFKREDDGGTALGALKPMMSGGKPLDFEEADPEKDVFGAGQIEDFSWKGWLDFTTCTECGRCQSQCPAWNTGKPLSPKLVITQLRDHAYAKAPYLLAGGKKDVTGEEVGLTGDNPYAGIDVLALAEAERPLVGDDGGVIDPEVLWSCTTCGACVEQCPVDIEHVDHIVDMRRYQVMIESNFPTELNGMFKNLENKGNPWGQNAKDRMAWAEDLDFEVPVFDTELGDTEYLFWVGCAGAFEDRAKKTTRAVAELLHIAGVKYTVLGPEESCTGDPARRAGNEFLFQMLAQQNVEVLNSVFEGREQGNRKIVATCAHCFNTLANEYPELGGQFEVVHHTQLLNRLVREKRLVPVAPIADDVTYHDPCYLGRHNKVYEAPRELVGASGAQFREMPRHGDRSMCCGAGGARMWMEEKIGKRINIERVDEALGTAPSKIATGCPFCRVMLTDGVTARQNDGKASEKVEVVDVSQLLLSAVKRRPQPAPAPGADSLPAVESDPLEADARTDKVSTGTPLPTEDK, encoded by the coding sequence ATGGGTGCACTGCAGATCACGCTCGGCGTGGTCGGCGTCGCCGTAAGCATCGTCGCTTGGATCATGTTCGGCACCGGCGTGTACCGGATGGTCCGGATCATCCGGCTCGGTCAACCGGACGCGACGCGGAACGGCCCGTTCGGGCCGCGCATCACGACACTGATCAAGGAGTTCGCCGCCCACACGCGGATGAACAAGTTCCGCCACGTCGGGCCATGGCACTGGCTGGTCATGTGGGGCTTCCTGATCGGCTCGCTCGCGTGGTTCGAGGCCTACGGCGAGACGTTCGACCCGCACTTCCACTGGCCGATCATCGGCAACTGGAGCGTCTGGCTGCTGCTCACCGAACTGCTCGGCCTCGGCACCGTCGTCGGCGGTCTCGCGCTGGTGATCATCCGCCAGCTGAACCACCCGCGCCGCGCCGACCGGCAGTCGCGCTTCGCCGGGTCGAACTTCAAGCAGGCCTACTTCGTCGAGACCGTGGTGATCGTCGAGGGCCTCGGCATCCTCGGCGTGAAGGCGTTCAAGATCTCCAGCGGCATCGAGGACCCGGCGCTGTGGACGAGCTTCGTCACGAAGCCGCTCGCCGAGATCCTGCCCGCCAGCACGGCCGCGGTCACGATCACCGCGCTGGTCAAGCTGCTCTCGGGCATGATCTGGCTCTACGTCGTCGGGCGGACGCTGACGATGGGTGTGGCCTGGCACCGCTTCAGCGCCTTCTTCAACATCTACTTCAAGCGCGAGGACGACGGCGGCACCGCGCTGGGCGCCCTGAAGCCGATGATGAGCGGGGGCAAGCCGCTCGACTTCGAGGAGGCCGACCCGGAGAAGGACGTCTTCGGCGCCGGTCAGATCGAGGACTTCAGCTGGAAGGGCTGGCTCGACTTCACCACCTGCACCGAGTGCGGCCGCTGCCAGTCGCAGTGCCCGGCGTGGAACACCGGCAAGCCGCTGTCCCCGAAGCTGGTCATCACCCAGCTCCGCGACCACGCCTACGCGAAGGCGCCGTACCTGCTCGCGGGCGGCAAGAAGGACGTCACGGGTGAAGAGGTCGGCCTGACCGGCGACAACCCGTACGCCGGCATCGACGTGCTGGCGCTGGCCGAGGCCGAGCGCCCGCTGGTCGGCGACGACGGCGGTGTCATCGACCCCGAGGTGCTGTGGTCGTGCACCACCTGCGGCGCGTGCGTCGAGCAGTGCCCGGTGGACATCGAGCACGTCGACCACATCGTCGACATGCGCCGCTACCAGGTGATGATCGAGTCGAACTTCCCGACCGAGCTGAACGGGATGTTCAAGAACCTGGAGAACAAGGGCAACCCGTGGGGCCAGAACGCCAAGGACCGGATGGCCTGGGCCGAGGACCTGGACTTCGAGGTGCCGGTGTTCGACACCGAGCTCGGCGACACCGAGTACCTGTTCTGGGTCGGCTGCGCCGGCGCGTTCGAGGACCGCGCGAAGAAGACCACCCGCGCGGTGGCCGAGCTGCTGCACATCGCGGGCGTCAAGTACACCGTGCTCGGCCCGGAGGAGTCCTGCACCGGTGACCCGGCCCGCCGCGCCGGCAACGAGTTCCTGTTCCAGATGCTCGCGCAGCAGAACGTCGAGGTGCTGAACTCGGTGTTCGAGGGCCGCGAGCAGGGCAACCGCAAGATCGTCGCAACCTGCGCGCACTGCTTCAACACGCTCGCCAACGAGTACCCGGAGCTGGGCGGGCAGTTCGAGGTCGTGCACCACACGCAGCTGCTCAACCGCCTGGTGCGGGAGAAGCGGCTGGTGCCGGTCGCGCCGATCGCCGACGACGTCACCTACCACGACCCGTGCTACCTGGGCCGGCACAACAAGGTCTACGAGGCGCCGCGCGAGCTGGTCGGCGCGTCCGGGGCGCAGTTCCGCGAGATGCCGCGGCACGGCGACCGGTCGATGTGCTGCGGTGCGGGCGGCGCGCGCATGTGGATGGAAGAGAAGATCGGTAAGCGGATCAACATCGAGCGCGTCGACGAGGCGCTCGGCACCGCGCCGTCGAAGATCGCGACCGGCTGCCCGTTCTGCCGCGTCATGCTCACCGACGGCGTGACCGCGCGGCAGAACGACGGCAAGGCGAGCGAGAAGGTCGAGGTCGTGGACGTCTCGCAGCTGCTGCTGTCGGCGGTCAAGCGCCGTCCGCAGCCGGCACCGGCGCCCGGTGCGGACTCGCTGCCCGCGGTCGAGTCCGACCCGCTGGAGGCCGACGCCCGGACGGACAAGGTGTCGACGGGCACGCCGCTGCCGACCGAGGACAAGTAG
- a CDS encoding DMT family transporter, whose protein sequence is MVTYLLLALAIAAEVTATVSMKLSEGFTKLWPSVVVVAGYLVAFAALASVLKRGMPVGVAYAIWAAVGVAAVALIGVLFLGEPVNPTIVAGVALVIGGVVLIEVGSA, encoded by the coding sequence ATGGTCACTTATCTGCTGCTCGCTCTGGCCATCGCGGCCGAGGTCACCGCCACTGTTTCAATGAAGTTGTCGGAGGGCTTCACCAAACTGTGGCCGTCGGTGGTCGTCGTGGCCGGGTACCTCGTCGCGTTCGCGGCGCTGGCGAGCGTGCTGAAGCGCGGGATGCCGGTCGGGGTGGCGTACGCGATCTGGGCCGCGGTGGGCGTCGCGGCGGTCGCGCTCATCGGCGTGCTGTTCCTCGGCGAGCCGGTGAACCCGACGATCGTGGCGGGGGTGGCGCTGGTCATCGGCGGCGTGGTGCTGATCGAGGTGGGTTCGGCGTGA
- a CDS encoding TetR/AcrR family transcriptional regulator — MKPQRDGRRARGEKRRQEIIDATLRVIERDGVAGVTHRTVAAEAGVPTTSTTYHFETLDDLLIATLISCARDMATEVYWTIDRARSRGSRGASEVATLLAEALGPRRGRTMAEYELYLLAARRPELRPAARRWLDVLTTMVRPDDLVALRVFLAGIDGLLIQGLIDDEPPTAEELRPTVEYLLKPR, encoded by the coding sequence GTGAAGCCCCAGCGCGACGGGCGGCGGGCCCGCGGCGAGAAGCGGCGGCAGGAGATCATCGACGCGACGCTGCGGGTGATCGAGCGGGACGGCGTCGCGGGGGTGACCCACCGGACGGTCGCGGCCGAGGCCGGGGTGCCGACGACGTCGACGACCTACCACTTCGAGACGCTCGACGACCTGCTGATCGCGACCTTGATCTCGTGCGCGCGCGACATGGCGACCGAGGTGTACTGGACGATCGACCGGGCCCGGTCGCGGGGCAGCCGCGGCGCTTCCGAGGTGGCGACGCTGCTCGCGGAGGCGCTGGGCCCGCGGCGGGGCCGGACGATGGCGGAGTACGAGCTGTACCTGCTGGCCGCGCGGCGGCCCGAGCTGCGGCCGGCGGCGCGGCGGTGGCTGGACGTGCTGACGACGATGGTGCGCCCGGACGACCTGGTGGCGCTGCGGGTGTTCCTGGCCGGGATCGACGGGCTGCTGATCCAGGGCCTCATCGACGACGAGCCGCCGACCGCCGAGGAGCTCCGGCCGACCGTGGAGTACCTGCTGAAACCCCGGTAA